GCCGCAGTGCGATGGCGGGCAGCGAGCAGCAGCGTCTCGCGCATAGTGTGCGCATCGCCTGCATGTCCGCCGCAGGCAATGTTCGCGGACGAGATGTGCGGCATCAGCTCCGCGTCGTGACCGGCGCCCTCGCCCATGTCGCAGTTCAGGTCGATTCGCAGCATGCTCATGCAGTGTGCAGAACGTGGAGCCCCGTGGCAAACATCCGCAGATCGTGCTCCCGCCGGAGATACAGTGTCTGTGCGTCGGCCAGGCTCACCTCGCGAAAGCGGACGCGCGCGCCCGGCGCCGCCTGCGCCAGCAGCGGCAGGTCCACCGTGATGACGGACGCGATGCGCGGGTAGCCGCCAATGGTCTGATGATCGGCCATCAGCACGATCGGGTCGCCCGACGGCGGCACCTGAACGGTGCCCATGGTGACGGGCGAGGAATGAAGATCATACAGTCCCGAGAGCGACAGCGATGGGCCCCTCAGGCGGAGACCCATGCGGTTCGACTGCGGCGTCACCTCGAACTCACCCGCCACGAGCAGCTGGCGCGATGCAGGCGAGAAGCGATCGTGCTCGGGGCCGCGGATGATGCGCACCACGGGAGCGGCACTGTAACGCGGGATCAGGCTGCGTCCGGCGCGCGGCGCGCGATCGGGCGCGGCCAGCAGCCGGTCGCGCATGCGGTCAGCGGCTCCGCCAGGCGTACCGGTCGGCAACTCATCGCCCGGTGCGAGCGCACGACCCTCGTGGCCGCCGATCGAGGCGATCAGGTCGGTGGCACGACTGCCGAGCACGAGCGGGACGTCGATGCCGCCCGCGACGCCAATGCAGGCGCGGCAGCCGGTGCGCGGTTCGGTGAACGAGAGGACACTGCCGGCCGGCACAATGAAGGGGGTCCACAGCGGCACGGTGCGGCCTTCCAGCGTGGCGCCGAGGTCACCGCCGCCGAGCGCGACCACGCTCTCCTCCACGAACTCCAGGGCGGGTCCCAGGAGCGTGCACTCCAGTGCGGCGGCAGTGTCGGCGTTGCCGACGAGCAGGTTCGCGATCCGATGCGCGAGCGCGTCCATTGCCCCGCCGCGCGATATGCCGTGCTGCTGCATGCCGCGCCGTCCGAGGTCCTGCACCGTCGTGAGCAGGCCGGCGCGCCTGACGCGGATCACGCGTCGCTCGCGTCGACGAAACGCACGCGGTCGCCGATGCGCAGCAGTGTGGGCGGGTCCAGCTCGGGCCGGAAAAGCCGCTCATCCGTGCGTCCGATGATCTGCCAGCCGCCCGGCGTGCGCAGCGGATAGATCCCCGTCTGCTTCCCCGCGATGCCGACCGATCCCGCCCGCACCGAGGCCCGCGGCGACGAGCGCCGCGGCGTCGCCAGCCGCTCCGGCAGGCCGCCGAGATACGCAAAGCCCGGCGTGAAGCCGACCATGAACACCGTGTACTCCGCGCCCGCATGCTGCGCGACCACTTCCGCGACCGACAGGCCGGCATGCCGCGCCACGAACTCCAGGTCAGGGCCGTCCTCGCCGCCGTACCGCACCGCGATCTCCACGGTACGCCCGGGCGGGACGACCTCGGCCGGCACGTCCTCCAGCGTCGTCACGACCGTGCGTCGCATCGTTTCGTATGGACTGCCATCGCGTTCGCTGCGCGCCACGGGCACCGGGTCGTAATGCACGGCAATACCGGTGTACGCGGGCACGATGTCGGTGACGCCGGGAATGGCCGCCGCGGAGAGCGCGTCGAACGCCGCGCGCACGCGTGCGTGCGTCGCGGCATCGATCACATGACCGAGCTCGATGAGGAGGGCGGCGTCACCGAGCGGCTGCACGCGCATCGACTAGTCCCGGGCGGGCAGCGTGAAGCGCGCGATGTGCTCGACATCCATGTCGTCACGCAGGACACCGTACATCGACCGCTGCGCGGCACTCATGGGCCGGAACGCGGCGGGCAGTCTCGCTGTCACGAGGAACCGGCCCTCGTGATCGAACACGTCCCAGAACGTGTCCTGTCGCGTGCCCTCCCGTGACCATTCCAGCCGCACGGGATCCGGCGCCAGGTCCGGCCGGTTCGCCCACAGCACGCCTTCAGCGGCAACGAGCAGCCGCCCCAGCGCGGGCAGCGTCTCGTTCACCGGCAGGTCCGCACGCCCCTGTTCCGCCGCGACCGTGATGGGCCATTCACCGTGACGGTTCGATGAGGTGTCGAGATAGGTGTTCACCTTGTCCCAGTACCGGTCGTTCAGATCGCCCGCGGCCGGCACCGGTGTGTGGTCCCGGGTGATGCTGCGCCACCGCACGCCGTCCGCGTCGAACACGTCGATGCGATAGGGTGCGCCATGCGCCACGTAGATGTTGCCCGAGCCGTCCACCGCGTGGGACGGTGACGGCTCCCACAACGGCGAGTTGGCCGTCATGCCGCTGCGGCCGTTCATCTCGTAGTGGATGCCGAACGTCCGTCCAGTCTCGTATTCCACGACCGGCCGGAAGCCGGGCGTTTCCGCACCGTCGTCGTTGCCGGCGTCCGGCGGCGCGAGCTGCGTCAGATCGGCGAACAGCACGCGGGCCGTATCCCGCCGCGCCTTGCCGATCTCCAGGTTCCAGCCCGGTGTGACCCGCTGAACCAGCCAGCCGCCGTTCGCGCGAGCGGTCGGAAAGACGATCGTGCGTTCCTGTCGCAGCGGGATCGTGCCGAGCACGGCACCGTCGGCATCGAACTCCGTGATGCGGTAGAGTCCCACATCCACGATGGCCGTGGTGTCGCCGTAAAGGTGAATGGCGGACGGCCGCTGGAACTCGCCCGGCCCGGCGCCGCGGCTGCCGAACCGACGCACGAACGCCCCGGCGGAATCGAAGTGCCGGATGGTGCCGGACCCGTCGCCGACCAGGACGCCACCGTCCGGCGTGACGGCGAGCGCGGAAACACGAAAGAACTGAAGCTCCTCCGGCCCGTCCACCGTGCCGATCGTGAGGTCGGGCTCGAGCGTGACCGTGTCGACCTGGCCGCCGTTGCGCACGAGCTGGACGCCCGCGCTGTCGACAACCTCGGTGCGGCTCGCGCGCTCGCTCGCGCCGCCGCACGCGACGCAGAGCATGAGCGGCAGAACGGCTGCGGATCGGAGCATGGTCTCGGCGCCCTGTCGGAGAACACGGGGATGCTGCGTCCAAGATGTCTCCGCGGGTCGCTGAAAATCAACGAAAACCGACGCATCTGCTTGACACTGCCGCGGTTCGCCCCATTATGCGACGTCCCCACCCTTCCAGGCACGCACGGAGAACTCAATGTCGAGGTCGAGGAATGTCGCGGCGATCGCGCTGGCATCACTGCTCGCGGCCGCGCCGGCCGCCGCGCAGACACGCGAGACAGTGCCACCCGAGGCGGAACGCAGCGACGAATGGTTCCAGCTGAACCCGGAACGCCACGGCGTCAGCTACTTCGCGCGGCACCGCCATCCGCAGGTGCAGTACGAGGCCGGGGATGTGCTGGCGTTCGACCGGTACCACACGGTGGACGTCATGTACACCTGGCTCCGCCGCTGGGCGGAGCAGCATCCCGGAATTGTCGAGCTGTACGAGGTGGGGCGGAGCTACGAGGGTCGGCCGATCCTTCAGATGACGCTGACGAACAAGTCGACCGGCCCGAAGGAGGAGAAGCCCGCGGCGTACTTCGAGGGCGGCCGCCACAGTGG
This Longimicrobiales bacterium DNA region includes the following protein-coding sequences:
- a CDS encoding biotin-dependent carboxyltransferase family protein — its product is MIRVRRAGLLTTVQDLGRRGMQQHGISRGGAMDALAHRIANLLVGNADTAAALECTLLGPALEFVEESVVALGGGDLGATLEGRTVPLWTPFIVPAGSVLSFTEPRTGCRACIGVAGGIDVPLVLGSRATDLIASIGGHEGRALAPGDELPTGTPGGAADRMRDRLLAAPDRAPRAGRSLIPRYSAAPVVRIIRGPEHDRFSPASRQLLVAGEFEVTPQSNRMGLRLRGPSLSLSGLYDLHSSPVTMGTVQVPPSGDPIVLMADHQTIGGYPRIASVITVDLPLLAQAAPGARVRFREVSLADAQTLYLRREHDLRMFATGLHVLHTA
- the pxpB gene encoding 5-oxoprolinase subunit PxpB gives rise to the protein MRVQPLGDAALLIELGHVIDAATHARVRAAFDALSAAAIPGVTDIVPAYTGIAVHYDPVPVARSERDGSPYETMRRTVVTTLEDVPAEVVPPGRTVEIAVRYGGEDGPDLEFVARHAGLSVAEVVAQHAGAEYTVFMVGFTPGFAYLGGLPERLATPRRSSPRASVRAGSVGIAGKQTGIYPLRTPGGWQIIGRTDERLFRPELDPPTLLRIGDRVRFVDASDA